The sequence CTAGCTCCCACTAGGCCAGTCAGCACCCTGGATCCCACACACCCCTGTTCCAGACACATACCAGAGACCTTCCCCCATGGCACAAACCCCACAGTCTATGGAGCCTGCAGGAAGCCCAGGTCCCAGGCTCCCAGCTTGAAAACCTACAGGATGTGCCCACAGTCCTGACACAGCTGACGCTGGCAAGGGGAGGAGACATCCCTCCCAGGCCCTGCAGAGATGCTGGACCCCCAGCTCCCTAGCATGGACATGCCCCTAGGCCTGGGGCAGGgccagggtggggggaagggcgTGCTCAAATGCTCCTCCAGCACTCTGTTGGCCTCACACCCTCTTCCCACCTATAGGCTGATCACAATCCCCAGAGCCTGGCTCCCTCTCTCTTAGGGCCGGCAAGCAGGCAATCTGAAGCTGGGAACACATGAAGGGGaccccacacgcacacacaccccagcactgccagcccctccccaggctTCAGAGTTGGAAACCAAGGATGCAAAACAAAGCCCCAACCCCCTAAGCCTCCAAATTCACTCCAGGTCTATTTTTCTACCAGAGAGGAGTTGACAAACCCATCCCCCCTACTtaccccagccccccaccctgtACATTCTGCACTTTATATTTGGATGCTGAGCTTAGTATCACTGGGGAACCCCTCTCTCCATTCCTTCCAAGTCCTTGGGGAACCCCATTCAAGGACTGTGAAAGAGGAACTGGGATGTTTGGGGGATGGGAGGACCCACTCCCCTAATGCTTCCACCTCCTCCACCTACACTGCGCCCCATCTCCCTGCCTGTGCCCTGCCTGTGTGTGTTATTtcgaaagaaaagaacaaaggaatACATTTTCTAAGCtctttcattgtggtttttactGAAAGGGGGTGGGTGGATATGGGAGCACCTCTAACTATTCACAGGGAAGACACATGGGTTGTCATCCATCATTCACGGAGACCAGGAAATGACtccatgagcctcagtttccacatccatAAAGTGGGTGCAGGGGCAAGTCCACATTCAAGAGCCCTCCTAATTTGTCCTGTATGTTTTTCTAATTACACAAGTGTGTCCTTTTCCTTGGGCTGCTGTAAAAAGTTATCAAAAACAAGGGGcttaaaacaacaagaaaataaatatttttctattgtgGTACAATACACGTTAcataaaatttacccttttaaccaattttaagtgttcagttcTATGACATTAAGTACATTATATTGTCATGCAAGCATCCCCACCATCCATCTCAAGgactttctcatcttcccaaactgaaactctgtccccattaaacactcaCTCCCCATCCCCTACCCCAGCCCCTGGGCCCACCATCTACTTCCTGTCTCCAGATTTGACTCCTCTGGGACCTCCTAGAACTGGAATCACGCAATTATTTGCCCTTTTccgtctggtttatttcactggGCATcttgtcctcaaggttcatccatgttgtagcaggtgTTAGAATCTCCTTCCTTCtgaaggctgagtaatattctattttagcgcttccctagtggctcagtggtaaagaatccacctgccaggagatgcaggttcgatcccagcaggaacctgcaggagacgcaggttcgatccctgggtcgggaagatcccttgaagaaggaaatggcaaagcccactctagtattcttgcctgggaaatcccacggacagaggagcctggccggctacagtccgtggggtggcaaaagtgtggggcacgacttagtgactaaacaacgacaacagCAAGGGTGGTCGAGGAGAAGGTAATGTTTGAAGAAAGAGTTTTAAATGGTGAGGGAGGGAGCCATGGGGATGCCTAGGGAAACAGCATCtcaggcagagggcacagcaggtgcaaaggtccCCGGGCAGCATCATGCCTGGTGTGTTGGAGGAACAGCGAGGAGGCCTATTTGCAGCAGAGTGAGCAAgtaggagagagggagaaggggagggccgGGAGGGGATGGGGCAAGTAGAGCAGGACTTTGTGGGCTGCGAGAAGGACTTGGGCGGGTAGGTGGAAGCCCTGGAGGGCTGTGCAACAGAGGAGGGGTGGGCCCTGACTCAGGTACTCATGCGCGCCCTCTGGTGGCTGCTGCAGGGAAGACAGACTAAACCGTTAGGTCTGGAGCAGGGGGAACAGGGGTGCAGGCCACTGCGCTGGTCCAAGTAAGTGACAAGGGGCTGGACCAAGGTGGTAGCCATGTACATGATAAGAAGCAGTCAGATTCTCGATATACTTTGAAGATTAAGCCCACGGGATGTAGTGACAGACTGcacaagagagaaaaggaggaatcAAGGATGACATCGTGGGTTTTGATCAGACAATTTGGACAATGGAGATGCTCCCAACAAAGACCCTCACTGGATCCTATTGACAATGCTGTGCGgtagagtcagtcatgacttccGATctccagatggggaaactgccGCTCCGAGAAGTAAAGCAGGTACCCCAAGGGCACACAGCAAGAAGAGTCTGAGATGGAATCCAAACTCAGGGCCATCTGACTCCAAACCTATGCCCGTGTCACTTCAGGGACTGAcggtgtgtgtctctctcagaaCTCTAAAggcttccccttctcccccactTCCATCTCCTGTTGACGTGACAATGAAAGGCAGTGTgtcagtttcctgtggctgctgtagcAAAAGACCAcgaactcagtggcttaaaacaacacattgTTGTGGAGGTCAGAAGCCTGACATGGAgctcactgggctaaaattaaGCTGTCAGCAAGACTGGCCCCTTCTGGAAGCTCCAGGGGAGAATCAGCTGactggccttttccagcttctaaaaAGACCACCTGCATTCCATGGCTCGTGGCCTTCTTCCTCGCGTCCTCAAAGTCAGCAACAGCCTGAGGAGTCTTTCTCACCTCCAATCCCTCTAACGCTGACCCTTCTGTCTCCCTTTTCCCTGTTGAAGAACTTGCAAGATTACACTGAGCCCCTATGGTGAATTCAGAGTCATCTTTCCATCTCCTCATCAGTTGATTAATAATCTGAATTCTACCTGCAAATCTAACCCACTCCCTCTCCCTTATATTGCCATGTAACATAACACATTCATGGGTTTAGAGCGATTGGGATCTGGACctctggtggggtggggagacacTCACTCTGTCTGCCATATGCAGTGAGGTCACAAGGACCACTGTGACCTCATCATCCCCTGGGACCCAAATTTACAAAGCACCCCTCCCACACAGTTGCTGGATGGGCCAACCTCTGGCCAGAGATTTGAACCTGAGTGTCCTGACCCTCCAGCTATGATGGGAGCCCAACCAGAGCAAGCTCAGAAGCCCAGCTCACGGGTCCGGACCCTGTTTAAGAGGGTCAAGGCCTTCTTCACCAAAAccggtcccccacccccacccccagccccctcccggAACCTGGGCTGTACCCACGTGTACGGGTACGTGTTTGGGCACCTGGGGGAGAGAGAACCGGAGCATCCCCCATCGCAGCAGGTGAGCTTGGCAACTACAGGCCCTGAAGAACCTGCAGCTGGAACTGTAGAGGGAGCAGGTCACCCTACCGGCCCGCTCTGGATGCCCCACTCCCCTCCAGGCCAGCCTGGGTGGAATGCCACCTGGAAGCTGTGGGGACCAGGGCAAGCCTTGGACTGaagccaagggggaggggaggttcTAGAGATGTGTCAGGAAAAGGACCTCCAGCCTGAATGAGTGTGGGTAGGAGCTGGGTCTGTCCTGCAGGTTCTGGACACAGGGGAGCAGCTGATGGTCCCCGTGGATGTCCTGGAAGTGGATAACGAGGGAGCCTTGTGGAAGTTCCTCCTCTCGGGAGCCATGGCTGGGGCAGTGTCTCGCACGGGCACAGCCCCTCTGGACCGTGCCAAGGTGTACATGCAGGTGTGTGGGGACTATGGCGCTGGGACCATTGGGCTGGGGATGGATGGAAGTGGAGCTGATGGAGTTCAGGGAGGGGGTGAGAATGTAAATCAGAAAGAGGGACAAGGGTAGGGTTGGGAGTGGAGCTGGAGTTAGAAGGGGcaggacttccccagcagtccgacagtggttaggactctgcgctcccactgtaggaggcacgggtttgatccctggtcagggcttgctaggtggcgctagtggtaaagaacccacctgccaatgcaggagacatgagatgtgggttcaatccctgggttgggaagctcccctggagaaagaaatggcaacctgcttcagtattcttgcctggagaatcccatggacagctggtgggctataatccatagggttgcaaagtgtcagacatgactgaagcgacttagcagggaACGAATATCCCACATACCAAAAGATGGGGGCTGAATGGAGATGAGGTGAAGGGCTCCTCAGAGGGCTGACGCGGGCTCCATATTTCCAGGTCTACTCCTCCAAGAAGAATTTCATGAATCTGCTGGGAGGTCTCCGGAGCCTGATCCAGGAAGGGGGCATCCGTTCACTCTGGAGGGGCAACGGTATCAACGTGCTCAAGATTGCCCCGGAGTACGCCATCAAGTTCTCTGTCTTCGAACAGGTAGGGGGGAGGGGATGATCTGctttccccagccccaccctcaaGCCGTCACCTCTCTGGTACCCACGACCCCCTAAAGCTCAGATTTTTATCCAaaacatacttaaaattttttttttttacttatttatttttggtggcactgggtcttcgttgctgtgcctgggctttctctagtagcGGCGAGTGGaggctcctctttgctttctctagttgtggtgtgcagactgctcatttcagtggcttctcttactgcagagtaAGGGCTGTAgggctcttgttgcagagtaagCCCCATCTAGGGCacggggcttcagtagttgcggtgcctgggcttagttgccccgaggcacgtgggatcttcccacatcagggatcaacccacgtctcctgccctggcaggcaaattctttaccactgagccaccagagaagcccccaaggCATATTTTAGTTCTCCAGGTCCCACACCTCTTCCCCTGGGTGAGTTTCAGGAAGGAAAGGAGGCTAGTTCTCACATTCCTCTCTCCCATCCCAGTGTAAAAACTACTTCTGTGGAGTGCACGAGTCCCCACCCTTTCAGGAACGTCTCCTCGctggctctctagctgtggccacTTCCCAGACGCTCATCAACCCCATGGAGGTAAGAGTATCTGCCCTACAGAAGATGAAGTAAGATGATTGGGTGGCAGCTGCTAGGgcttcctccttccctgccccctcctcctctttaTCGTAAGACACATACCAAAGTTGTATTCCAGATGGCTTACACAGTCATCTCAACACTATTTACTGAATGGGTCCTCTCCTCTCCATCACCAATGACAAAAGATGCCACCTCTGTCCTTTACTAACGTCTTATATgcacgcgtgctcagttgcttcagtcgtgtccgactccttgcaaccccaaggactgtagcctgccaggatcctatgtccgtggggattctccaggcaagaatacttggtgGGGGGAGAtccccctccaagggatcttcccgacccagggaccgaacctgcagctcctgcactgcaggtggactctttgctgctgagccactggggaagccccaaattcCTATATGTCTTGGTATGTTTGTTTTGGTGGggtttgtttgttctgttttgttgccGTTTCACctgacacatgggatctttagtttccccaccagagatggaacctgtgccccctgcagtgaaagctggaccactggaccaccagggaggtccctgggtTTACTTCTGACCTTTCTcttcttgggttcaatccctgagtcaggaagatcccctggagaagggaatggcaacccactccagtattcttgcctgaagaatccccatggacagagaagcctggtgggctacagcccatgaggtcgcagagagtgggacatgactgagcaactaacactttcactttttctcttctgATCACTTGGGTTCTCTTCATGCACTTCtaattctcttaaattttaaatgatctaatttttttttaatgagtagacTTTATTTCgtagcagttttaggtttacagaaaaattaggTAAAAAGGGCAAGAGCATGCCTATATATCTTGGCTTACATACGAAGTTTCCGCTATCATTAACAACTTGAATCTGGGTGGTACATTGGTTACAACTGATGAGCccatattgatacattattattaactaaagcccaTGGTTGACATCAGGGTTCACCCTTGGCGTTGTGGCTCGCTAAGGGTTTTGACAAACGTATGACATGCAGCCACCGTAACAGTGTCACGCAGAAAAGTTCCACTGCCCTAGTAAgcacctctccctccttcctccagcccctaACACCCACTGATCATGTTACTGCCTATGTAGTTTtgccccctttttttcttttggcggCACCCCGTGGCATATGTTCAACAAGGTATttaaaccctcaccccctgcactggattagggtcttaaccactggacacccagggaagtcccaggcttgATATTATGTCTCATTATTCTCCCTTCTTTACTAGTTTTTCAGGCTAttctctattgatttttttttttttccttttaaaatgttagaaGTAATCTGCCTtgttcagaaaacaaaaccacacactGGTATTCGTTTTTTACTCATTGACTCTAAACTCAGATGAGTTTAGAGATTATTgtcatctggtggctcagatagtaaagaatctccctgcaatacaggagatccaagtttgatccctgggttgggaagatcccctggaggaagcaatggcaacccactcaaatattcttgcctggagaatttcatgga is a genomic window of Ovis canadensis isolate MfBH-ARS-UI-01 breed Bighorn chromosome 5, ARS-UI_OviCan_v2, whole genome shotgun sequence containing:
- the SLC25A41 gene encoding mitochondrial carrier protein SCaMC-3L, giving the protein MMGAQPEQAQKPSSRVRTLFKRVKAFFTKTGPPPPPPAPSRNLGCTHVYGYVFGHLGEREPEHPPSQQVLDTGEQLMVPVDVLEVDNEGALWKFLLSGAMAGAVSRTGTAPLDRAKVYMQVYSSKKNFMNLLGGLRSLIQEGGIRSLWRGNGINVLKIAPEYAIKFSVFEQCKNYFCGVHESPPFQERLLAGSLAVATSQTLINPMEVLKTRLTLRRTGQYKGLLDCARQILEQEGTRALYRGYLPNMLGIIPYACTDLAVYEMLKCLWLKSGRDMKDPSGLVSLSSVTLSTTCGQMASYPLTLVRTRMQAQDTVEGSNPTMCGVFRRILAQQGWPGLYRGMTPTLLKVLPAGGISYVVYEAMKKTLGV